In Candidatus Polarisedimenticolaceae bacterium, a genomic segment contains:
- a CDS encoding RHS repeat-associated core domain-containing protein produces MGPRYLQSVTVAWVNGTATYGYNVDTTSYTDPVLRSASVPTGETTSYEYAPASGEPSYDLELKQLTLPTGSSIAYTYQDHQFYYPLRNTGQGVECTRVVTTKSVGSDTWSFTWPSGQPTDRTSVVTDPEGAMHKYTYTRYANTGTDRIWKAGLLEKTELVDGGTTLVEDDYTYTPQIISNDNVSEKSGYTEKAQVGLLTQRQTIRNPNNKTSKVTFGTYDKYGNPGWKQEYGYDGALYRKTTFNYAHSNATFENAHIVDRPTMIRTDDASGVKSAETDNVYDTATGGGTAFGNVHTSTVWTSANNIVTTFTYDAYGDLTQRQVSGGGVTRTTGYTFTRGTLDNLVEGGRTIFDRTIDLNSSLVTSEQNANGGTTYFTYDDWSRLTVIAPPSDPQTTISYSATNITVNRGVAQSTYDYDGFGRLLRSGTLVGGGVFNYDAVDYDSRGDVLRKYEPSHSPASPAYTGFSRDALGRPLTASNLDGTTTFTYTGDTATINDGISQRVVTYDAFGRIIQVNEGSYGTQYEYDVLDHLTKVRSLNGLGDRVFTWTAAGSLLSENHPETGLIQYGINGVGERSSKTTSDGQIESYTLDAEGRVTAIDRPGADNDVQLYYDGNPVPNHPAGYVYPSGFLTGMSDASGTTVWPTRDINGRVLTMENKRSGIVYASSMQYDSQGNLSRVDYPHTGGTSRSVVVYTNNEAGQVKTVTLNGQTIVSNVQYNPRLTPDKFVYGNGVTVNIPTSEYELNRPTAITTSGAKDTDGSSADESLTFSYNTRGQVSSILRNGFNETYGYEGDRGFLTSASYWNGTVNYGYDPNGNMTSRQSAAFTQLNFNVGYANNRIAGCGYSPSGYMQTCGGHTYTYFSNGKLKGADAAVDYQYDGKDRLSRTHIVSSNTALADMYVEPLGRLSRFEAVGGASLSPSMDWIYAAGQVIASVDYDAPCACQPKTCASENVTCGTISDGCGGSVYCGACGGGGGCTIGGGNNGFGSSGSAVFQRQDQGQQLGGSGPSFCNNTNLAVTYFTSVSFSSGQVFPLSLPAQDTVPSHVFYTMPLMFDSRALAPGLYHAAITITTSLGGAALQIPVTLQVDAAPPPQDSTSVTGQLRWYVADHRGSTNMVLDSAGKVVAKYEYFPFGEQRVGSACARNEGLYQGSLRDQTANLFDFGARHDTPQYDRFMVPDVAWPDLERPSEWNRYLYASNDPVNLIDIFGRRAVMVWSRNDLDRKINWGPIDTVKEELSIAAINPTLPANAQIGARVLGSLLNSLFPPTMRDALTGFDPAMMAVPLGGLVDGAGELGLKAARSASEEIGTTGLRELSFAQTTEAGQALAQVQLNRLAGNAFRDQIANSLRAEGREVVTEVYKNTPFGKRFIDIEVSLDGKVLGGIETKLGNSPYTAAQRAKDAWLLLVEHYQVTVVRGP; encoded by the coding sequence ATGGGTCCGCGGTACTTGCAGTCGGTCACGGTGGCGTGGGTGAACGGCACGGCGACGTACGGGTACAACGTCGACACCACCTCGTACACAGACCCGGTCCTGCGCAGCGCCAGCGTCCCGACCGGCGAGACCACCAGCTACGAGTACGCACCGGCGAGCGGTGAGCCGAGCTACGACCTGGAGCTCAAGCAGCTCACGCTTCCGACCGGAAGCTCGATCGCGTACACCTACCAGGACCACCAGTTCTACTACCCGCTTCGCAACACGGGCCAGGGGGTCGAATGCACACGCGTCGTGACGACGAAGTCGGTGGGTTCGGACACCTGGTCGTTCACCTGGCCGTCGGGCCAGCCGACCGACCGCACGAGCGTCGTCACGGACCCCGAAGGAGCGATGCACAAGTACACGTACACCCGCTACGCGAACACCGGCACGGACCGGATCTGGAAAGCGGGCCTGCTCGAGAAGACGGAGCTCGTCGACGGCGGGACGACCCTCGTCGAAGACGATTACACCTATACACCGCAGATCATCTCGAACGACAACGTCTCGGAGAAATCGGGGTACACCGAGAAGGCGCAGGTCGGGCTGCTGACCCAGCGGCAGACAATCCGAAATCCCAATAACAAGACCAGCAAGGTCACTTTCGGAACGTACGACAAGTACGGCAACCCCGGCTGGAAGCAGGAATACGGTTACGACGGCGCGCTATATCGAAAGACGACCTTCAATTACGCCCACTCGAACGCGACCTTCGAAAACGCACACATCGTCGATCGCCCGACGATGATCCGCACCGACGACGCCAGCGGCGTGAAATCAGCGGAGACCGACAACGTCTATGACACGGCGACGGGTGGCGGGACCGCCTTCGGGAACGTCCACACCTCCACCGTTTGGACGAGCGCAAACAACATCGTGACGACGTTCACGTACGACGCCTACGGAGACCTGACCCAGCGCCAGGTCTCGGGCGGCGGCGTGACGCGCACGACCGGATACACCTTTACGCGAGGCACTCTGGACAATCTCGTCGAGGGCGGCCGCACGATCTTCGACCGGACGATCGACCTGAACTCGTCGCTCGTCACCTCGGAGCAGAACGCCAACGGCGGGACGACGTACTTCACGTATGACGATTGGTCCCGCCTGACCGTGATCGCCCCGCCCTCCGATCCGCAGACGACGATCAGCTACTCTGCGACGAACATCACGGTCAATCGCGGCGTTGCGCAGTCGACGTACGACTACGACGGCTTCGGGCGGCTGCTTCGGTCGGGCACCCTCGTGGGTGGCGGCGTTTTCAACTACGACGCCGTGGACTACGACTCGCGCGGCGACGTGCTGCGCAAGTACGAGCCGTCGCACTCGCCGGCATCTCCTGCATACACGGGGTTCAGTCGCGACGCGTTGGGGCGTCCGCTGACCGCCTCGAACCTCGATGGGACGACGACCTTCACGTACACCGGCGACACCGCGACGATCAACGACGGCATCTCGCAACGGGTCGTCACATACGACGCCTTCGGACGGATCATCCAGGTCAACGAGGGGAGCTACGGCACGCAGTACGAGTACGACGTCCTCGATCACCTGACCAAAGTGCGCAGTTTGAACGGCCTAGGCGATCGTGTCTTCACCTGGACCGCTGCGGGCTCGCTTCTTTCCGAGAACCATCCCGAGACCGGGCTCATCCAGTACGGGATCAACGGCGTCGGCGAGCGATCGTCGAAGACGACCTCCGACGGCCAGATTGAGTCCTACACGCTCGACGCCGAGGGCCGGGTCACGGCGATCGACCGTCCCGGCGCCGACAACGACGTCCAGCTCTACTACGACGGCAACCCCGTGCCGAACCACCCGGCCGGCTACGTCTACCCGTCCGGGTTCCTGACGGGGATGTCCGACGCGAGCGGGACGACCGTGTGGCCGACGCGAGACATCAACGGCCGCGTGCTCACGATGGAGAACAAGCGGTCGGGGATCGTGTACGCATCGTCGATGCAGTACGACTCTCAGGGGAATCTGTCCCGCGTCGACTATCCCCACACCGGCGGAACGTCCCGCAGCGTGGTCGTGTACACGAACAACGAAGCCGGTCAGGTCAAGACTGTCACGCTGAACGGCCAGACGATCGTGAGCAACGTCCAGTACAACCCACGCCTGACGCCGGACAAGTTCGTCTACGGCAACGGCGTCACCGTGAACATCCCGACCTCGGAATACGAGCTGAATCGACCGACCGCGATCACGACGTCGGGCGCGAAGGACACCGACGGCTCATCGGCCGACGAGTCGTTGACCTTCAGCTATAACACGCGGGGCCAGGTGAGCAGCATCCTGCGGAACGGCTTCAACGAAACGTACGGCTATGAAGGCGACCGTGGCTTCCTGACCTCGGCGAGCTACTGGAACGGCACGGTCAACTACGGCTACGACCCCAACGGCAATATGACCAGCCGCCAGAGCGCGGCCTTCACCCAGCTCAACTTCAACGTGGGCTACGCGAACAACCGCATCGCCGGTTGCGGGTACTCGCCCTCCGGCTACATGCAGACCTGCGGCGGCCACACCTACACCTATTTCAGCAACGGCAAGCTCAAGGGTGCGGACGCCGCGGTCGACTACCAGTACGACGGCAAGGACCGACTGAGCCGCACGCACATCGTCTCGTCTAACACCGCCCTCGCCGACATGTACGTCGAGCCCCTGGGCCGCCTGTCGCGCTTCGAGGCCGTGGGAGGCGCGAGCCTGTCTCCATCCATGGACTGGATCTACGCCGCCGGGCAGGTGATCGCCTCGGTCGACTACGACGCGCCGTGCGCCTGCCAGCCCAAGACGTGCGCATCCGAAAACGTCACGTGCGGGACGATCAGCGACGGCTGCGGCGGCTCGGTCTACTGCGGCGCATGCGGTGGAGGCGGGGGCTGCACGATCGGTGGCGGCAACAACGGGTTCGGATCGTCGGGCTCGGCGGTCTTCCAGCGGCAGGATCAAGGACAGCAGCTCGGAGGCTCTGGGCCGAGCTTCTGCAACAACACGAACCTGGCCGTCACCTATTTCACGTCGGTCTCGTTCTCCTCGGGCCAGGTTTTCCCGCTGTCCCTCCCCGCGCAGGACACCGTTCCCTCCCACGTCTTCTACACGATGCCGCTCATGTTCGACTCGCGGGCGCTCGCGCCCGGCCTCTATCACGCCGCGATCACGATCACGACGTCGCTCGGCGGCGCCGCCCTCCAGATCCCCGTCACCTTGCAAGTCGACGCTGCACCGCCTCCGCAAGACTCGACGAGCGTGACCGGCCAACTCCGCTGGTACGTCGCCGACCACCGCGGCAGCACCAACATGGTCCTGGACTCCGCCGGCAAGGTCGTCGCGAAGTACGAGTACTTCCCGTTCGGCGAGCAGCGGGTCGGCTCGGCATGCGCGCGGAATGAGGGCCTCTATCAGGGAAGCCTGAGGGACCAGACCGCCAACCTCTTCGACTTCGGTGCGCGACACGACACGCCGCAATACGACCGGTTCATGGTGCCGGATGTCGCATGGCCAGATCTGGAAAGGCCATCAGAGTGGAACCGTTATCTCTACGCTTCGAATGATCCTGTAAATCTGATTGACATTTTTGGGCGGCGTGCGGTCATGGTGTGGTCAAGGAATGACCTTGATCGGAAGATCAACTGGGGTCCAATCGACACGGTAAAAGAGGAACTGTCGATCGCCGCAATTAATCCAACGTTGCCGGCAAACGCGCAGATTGGGGCGAGGGTCCTGGGGTCGCTGCTCAATTCGCTATTTCCACCGACGATGCGAGACGCACTAACTGGATTCGATCCCGCTATGATGGCAGTTCCACTGGGGGGCCTCGTTGACGGGGCTGGCGAACTCGGTCTCAAAGCTGCGCGGAGCGCGTCGGAAGAAATTGGCACCACGGGATTGAGGGAACTCAGCTTCGCGCAAACGACAGAAGCAGGTCAGGCGCTTGCACAGGTGCAACTGAACCGATTGGCCGGTAACGCCTTCAGAGACCAGATCGCCAACTCGCTCCGAGCGGAGGGCCGTGAAGTAGTGACGGAGGTGTACAAGAACACACCGTTCGGGAAGCGCTTCATCGACATCGAGGTGTCGCTGGATGGGAAGGTACTTGGGGGGATCGAGACAAAGTTAGGTAATTCTCCTTACACAGCAGCGCAGCGCGCGAAGGACGCGTGGTTGTTGCTGGTGGAGCACTATCAAGTCACAGTGGTGCGAGGCCCGTAG
- a CDS encoding DUF4304 domain-containing protein, with the protein MGFSHRGTTFFRKHDDGNTLLLSLQKSTKSLASETLVTINYGVYSARVGGRVKGSIQPAPDIWEAHWRRRLSEGKSEKWLRIESAATPEEVAGILLEAAAGVLFELEQRSSDEELRDEWLVGTSPGLTEMQRLVYLAILVSEIGPVDRLDDVWCQVRSNTHRDAIERQLAELGIRLSA; encoded by the coding sequence ATGGGGTTCTCGCACAGGGGAACGACGTTTTTCCGCAAGCATGACGATGGGAATACGTTACTGCTCTCGCTACAAAAGAGCACAAAATCACTTGCTTCTGAGACGCTTGTGACAATCAATTATGGGGTCTACAGTGCGAGAGTAGGTGGAAGGGTCAAAGGGTCAATTCAACCCGCGCCCGACATCTGGGAGGCGCACTGGCGAAGACGCTTGAGCGAAGGCAAATCGGAAAAATGGTTGCGCATTGAGTCGGCGGCCACTCCCGAGGAGGTCGCCGGCATACTATTGGAAGCAGCGGCCGGGGTGCTTTTCGAGCTTGAACAGCGATCGTCGGATGAGGAACTTCGTGACGAATGGTTAGTGGGAACCTCGCCCGGGTTGACAGAGATGCAACGATTAGTCTATCTCGCGATTCTAGTCAGCGAAATTGGACCGGTTGATCGACTCGACGATGTGTGGTGTCAAGTAAGAAGCAACACTCACCGCGACGCGATAGAGCGTCAACTCGCGGAACTTGGAATTCGACTCAGCGCGTGA